From Primulina tabacum isolate GXHZ01 chromosome 2, ASM2559414v2, whole genome shotgun sequence, one genomic window encodes:
- the LOC142536894 gene encoding uncharacterized protein LOC142536894 isoform X2 translates to MVDGDFKKFEGKWSVKSENGSPTTILSYEVEVIPRFNFPAIFLERIIRSDLPTNLRAIARRSESDFEGNLNTVLFHNPMNESSLHSLALGSSDDAVIVKKAVKASFGPLFPSTGELNANWGIFGKSCPIDRPCMVDEVHLRRFDGSLEDGGVHRCVLACITVKAPVREVWNVLTAYESLPEIVPNLAISKVLSRENNKVRILQEGCKGLLYMVLHARAVLDLCEHLEQEISFEQVEGDFNAFRGKWILEKLGSHHTLLKYLVESKMHKNSFLSEAIMEEVIYEDLPSNLCAIRNYVEKQEIRHDQERPNPDGKIEEQITSLSNESSDIDATPAKLSDCSSASSSRQRSKILGLQTDTEVLKSELLKFISEHGQEGFMPLRKQLRRQGRVDIEKAITRMGGFRKIASLMNLSLAYKHRKPKGYWDDLENLEEEINRFQKNWGMDLSFMPSRKSFERAGRYDIARALEKWGGLHEVSRLLSLKVRHPNRQAALSKEKKTEFLGSFNINGLDLEKIPSKTFVSQDTQKWLMKLKDFDLNWVE, encoded by the exons GTCTCCGACCACAATATTGAGTTATGAAGTGGAAGTCATACCAAGGTTCAATTTCCCTGCAATATTTCTGGAGAGGATTATTAGATCTGATCTTCCTACAAATCTTCGAGCCATAGCACGCCGATCAGAAAGTGATTTTGAAGGAAATCTGAATACAGTTCTCTTTCATAATCCCATGAACGAGTCTTCTTTGCATTCTCTTGCTCTTGGAAGCAGTGATGATGCAGTCATTGTGAAGAAAGCTGTAAAAGCTTCCTTTGGTCCGTTATTCCCTTCAACTGGTGAATTAAACGCTAACTGGGGAATCTTTGGGAAGTCTTGTCCAATTGACAGGCCATGCATGGTGGACGAGGTTCACCTCCGTAGATTTGATGGCTCACTG GAAGATGGAGGTGTTCATAGGTGTGTCCTTGCCTGCATAACTGTAAAAGCTCCAGTTCGTGAAGTATGGAATGTTCTCACAGCTTACGAAAGTCTTCCTGA GATAGTTCCAAATCTAGCTATCAGCAAGGTTTTATCTCGAGAAAACAATAAAGTCCGCATTCTCCAG GAAGGATGCAAGGGTTTGCTTTACATGGTTCTCCATGCACGTGCTGTTCTTGATTTGTGTGAACATCTTGAGCAAGAAATCAGCTTTGAGCAGGTTGAAGGAGACTTTAATGCATTTCGGGGGAAATGGATTTTGGAGAAATTAGGAAGTCACCACACTCTGCTAAAGTATTTAGTAGAGTCAAAAATGCATAAAAACTCCTTTCTCTCTGAAGCTATCATGGAAGAG GTCATTTATGAAGATCTTCCTTCAAATTTGTGTGCCATTAGAAATTATGTAGAGAAACAGGAGATCAGACATGATCAGGAGAGACCCAACCCTGACGGTAAAATAGAGGAACAGATTACTTCACTAAGTAACGAAAGCTCGGATATTGATGCTACTCCTGCCAAGCTTTCTGATTGCAGCAGTGCAAGTTCATCGAGACAAAGATCTAAGATTCTTGGCTTGCAGACAGATACTGAAGTTCTTAAATCTGAGCTCTTGAAATTCATTTCTGAACATGGGCAGGAGGGATTTATGCCCTTGAGAAAGCAACTACGGAGGCAAGGTCGTGTGGACATCGAGAAGGCAATTACACGCATGGGGGGTTTTAGAAAAATTGCTTCATTGATGAACTTGTCCCTTGCCTATAAACACCGGAAACCAAAAGGGTACTGGGAcgatcttgaaaatttggaagaagag ataaatcgGTTCCAAAAAAACTGGGGTATGGATCTGTCATTCATGCCCAGCAGAAAATCCTTTGAACGTGCAG GACGATATGACATTGCTCGTGCGCTGGAAAAATGGGGAGGGCTTCATGAAGTATCCCGCCTTCTGTCACTTAAGGTGAGACACCCGAACAGACAAGCTGCTCTTTCCAAAGAAAAGAAGACTGAATTTCTTggatcttttaacataaatggCCTGGACTTGGAGAAGATACCATCTAAAACCTTTGTTTCCCAAGACACACAAAAGTGGCTGATgaaactgaaagattttgatttaaaTTGGGTCGAATAA
- the LOC142536898 gene encoding protein DELAY OF GERMINATION 1-like, whose product MAQVRPRNGAHGHVSFAHYFEQWLTEQNQHLETLVSASKENEEQLENGQNGRAVTQEELDAKILRPLIERVIQHYEQYYGAKSNWAKTDILSMFNPSWRSSLEDAFLWIGGWRPSMAFHLLYSKSGQQVEAKLMELIQGLSTGDLGDLSSDQLDKVNESQKRTVRAEKDLTEKLAKRQESVADSGMVELSHAATELVRGGEEAEDARVDAALDPKKEALVEILQKADDLRLKTLKQVLQILSPIQSVHFLVAAAELHLRFHEWGKKRDERNREAAEVGGEPRNT is encoded by the coding sequence ATGGCGCAAGTCCGGCCCAGAAATGGCGCCCATGGCCATGTCTCCTTCGCTCATTACTTCGAGCAATGGCTGACCGAGCAAAACCAGCATCTTGAGACGCTAGTTTCTGCCTCCAAAGAGAACGAGGAGCAGCTGGAGAACGGGCAAAATGGTCGCGCGGTAACTCAAGAAGAATTGGATGCAAAAATCTTGCGTCCTCTAATAGAACGGGTAATCCAACACTACGAGCAGTATTATGGAGCCAAATCGAATTGGGCCAAGACTGATATTCTCTCCATGTTCAATCCTTCATGGAGGAGTAGTCTCGAAGATGCTTTCCTCTGGATCGGCGGTTGGCGGCCGAGTATGGCTTTTCACTTGCTGTATTCTAAGTCCGGGCAGCAGGTCGAGGCGAAACTTATGGAGCTCATACAAGGACTGAGTACAGGTGATTTAGGTGACCTTTCTTCGGACCAGCTTGATAAAGTTAATGAATCGCAAAAAAGGACTGTAAGGGCTGAGAAGGATTTGACGGAGAAGCTGGCGAAGAGGCAGGAGAGTGTGGCTGATTCGGGTATGGTGGAGTTATCGCATGCTGCGACGGAGCTCGTGAGGGGAGGGGAGGAGGCGGAGGACGCCCGGGTGGATGCGGCGCTGGATCCTAAGAAAGAAGCGTTGGTGGAGATTCTACAGAAAGCCGATGATTTGAGACTCAAGACACTGAAACAGGTGCTTCAGATTCTAAGCCCGATACAGAGTGTGCATTTCTTGGTTGCTGCTGCGGAGCTGCACCTGAGATTCCACGAATGGGGGAAGAAAAGGGATGAAAGGAACCGCGAAGCCGCGGAGGTTGGAGGGGAGCCCAGAAACACTTAG
- the LOC142536897 gene encoding protein ATAF2-like: MEGGDQQLSLPAGFRFHPTDEELVVHYLCHKCAGQRIAVPIIAEIDLYKFDPWKLPEMALCGEKEWYFFSPRDRKYPNGSRPNRAAGAGYWKATGADKPVGKPKTLGIKKSLVFYAGKAPKGVKTNWIMHEYRLANVDRSAGKRSNSRLDDWVLCRIYNKKGNLEKHYNLDEKALEFSDSEVAEEKPILNALECKRMTTQAALVQAPYTTRRGNESNDHMQFDTSESMLKFHSDSSSSEHVLSPDFLIDHKEVQSVAKWSEFENFLDFQLNYMDGFQDYVSGSQILHNDQMSLFQEMSGYM, translated from the exons ATGGAGGGTGGTGATCAGCAGTTGAGTTTGCCGGCGGGATTCAGGTTCCATCCAACGGACGAGGAGCTGGTGGTGCATTACCTCTGCCACAAGTGTGCGGGTCAGCGGATTGCTGTTCCAATCATAGCTGAGATTGATCTCTACAAGTTTGATCCGTGGAAGCTACCTG AGATGGCACTATGTGGTGAAAAAGAGTGGTATTTCTTCTCTCCAAGAGACCGCAAGTACCCAAACGGTTCACGGCCAAACCGAGCTGCCGGTGCCGGCTACTGGAAGGCAACAGGAGCAGATAAACCTGTGGGGAAGCCAAAGACTCTGGGAATCAAGAAATCGCTGGTGTTTTATGCAGGAAAAGCTCCAAAAGGAGTCAAAACTAATTGGATCATGCACGAATACCGCCTAGCTAATGTAGATAGATCTGCTGGCAAAAGAAGCAATTCGAGG CTCGATGATTGGGTATTATGTCGAATATACAACAAGAAGGGAAATCTCGAAAAGCATTATAATTTGGATGAAAAGGCACTCGAGTTCTCAGATAGCGAAGTCGCAGAAGAAAAACCAATCTTGAACGCATTGGAATGTAAAAGAATGACGACACAGGCAGCATTAGTGCAGGCTCCCTATACCACACGAAGGGGGAACGAGTCGAATGACCATATGCAGTTCGACACATCAGAATCGATGCTCAAGTTTCATAGTGACTCGAGTAGCTCCGAGCATGTGTTGTCACCCGACTTTCTGATCGATCATAAGGAGGTCCAAAGCGTAGCAAAGTGgagtgagtttgaaaatttCCTTGATTTTCAGCTGAATTATATGGATGGATTTCAAGATTACGTTTCTGGCTCCCAAATACTGCATAACGATCAGATGTCTCTGTTTCAAGAAATGTCTGGTTATATGTAG
- the LOC142536895 gene encoding lipase-like PAD4, giving the protein MEHETSPFESSETLATLLASTPLLEESWRLCSHANSAAQGSFSVSKMGEVAYVAFSAVQTVGIWPEDRRGNLVEIQSVCEGVFDSFPRGGEETVMVHGGLLQLFVLFYNSQIFQQKILEIVNECKSVVFTGHSLGGPIASLSALWLLSNIQTNSSSITVFCITYGSPMLGNEPFSQAILQERWAGNFCHVVARHDLLPRLLFAPSYLFDSQFHALFQLWHLSMTAPYFGQIGLQILVEKKDKLFNKVLACVACRSRGGGDQETSLFWPFGSYMFCTEKGTICLDNGGAIVKFLYFIMMKGSATSCIEDHLEYGKYVEKACWQYLLKRSSVDACFAESSNDAGITLALQSLELTTQEPAYGDAKDCLLKARQLGCNRNLNNAKMSVKLAKITPLRAQIEWYKAFCDDSDEKLGYYDSFKLRTASKKGNKVSLNRLRLGWFWDEVINMLQTNKLTHDFHKLPKYVNAAQFYKLLVEPLEIAEYYRNGEHKKKGHYIEHGRERRFKIFDKWWRDRKVGDEENNPRSKFASLTQDSCFWARVEEARDCLYQFRGETEKENRTLLLEKIEKFEQYASSMVNRKEVSIDVLAENSSYNLFREEWKELKSQSQLLQPHFPGFQDGMVQ; this is encoded by the exons ATGGAGCACGAAACTTCACC GTTTGAGTCGAGTGAAACTCTAGCAACACTCCTGGCCTCCACGCCGCTGCTGGAGGAATCATGGAGGCTGTGCAGCCACGCCAACTCGGCGGCGCAGGGGAGCTTTTCTGTGAGCAAGATGGGGGAGGTGGCGTACGTGGCGTTTTCCGCCGTGCAGACGGTCGGGATTTGGCCGGAGGATAGGCGCGGGAATCTGGTGGAGATACAGAGCGTTTGCGAGGGAGTTTTCGATTCGTTTCCTCGCGGCGGTGAAGAAACGGTTATGGTTCACGGTGGCTTGCTGCAACTCTTCGTCTTATTCTACAATTCCCAGATTTTTCAACAAAAG ATTCTTGAAATAGTGAATGAATGCAAATCAGTTGTTTTCACGGGTCATTCCCTGGGAGGTCCGATTGCTTCCCTTTCAGCCCTTTGGCTTCTTTCAAACATTCAAACCAATTCATCTTCTATCACAGTCTTCTGCATTACCTATGGTTCACCAATGCTGGGAAACGAGCCGTTTTCTCAAGCCATTCTTCAAGAAAGATGGGCTGGAAACTTCTGCCATGTTGTAGCAAGGCATGATTTGTTGCCACGACTCCTCTTCGCTCCATCATATCTGTTTGATTCACAATTCCATGCCCTCTTTCAACTGTGGCATTTATCTATGACTGCCCCTTATTTTGGACAAATTGGTCTCCAAATATTAGTTGAAAAAAAAGATAAACTGTTTAACAAAGTTTTGGCCTGTGTTGCATGCCGGTCAAGAGGAGGTGGAGACCAAGAAACGAGCCTATTTTGGCCGTTTGGGAGCTATATGTTCTGCACAGAAAAGGGTACCATCTGTTTGGATAACGGGGGGGCAATTGTTAAGTTTCTCTACTTCATCATGATGAAAGGTTCCGCTACTTCTTGCATAGAGGATCACCTCGAGTATGGAAAATATGTTGAGAAAGCTTGCTGGCAGTATTTACTCAAGAGAAGCTCCGTGGATGCGTGTTTTGCTGAGTCAAGCAATGATGCAGGGATCACATTGGCATTGCAGTCATTGGAGCTAACTACCCAG GAACCGGCCTATGGAGACGCAAAAGACTGCCTCTTAAAGGCAAGACAACTTGGATGCAATCGCAACCTCAACAATGCAAAGATGTCAGTGAAATTAGCTAAAATCACCCCACTTCGAGCACAAATTGAGTGGTACAAAGCATTTTGTGATGATTCTGATGAAAAGTTGGGATACTATGACTCGTTCAAGCTAAGAACTGCTTCAAAGAAAGGCAACAAAGTTAGTTTGAACCGGCTCAGATTGGGATGGTTTTGGGACGAAGTGATCAACATGCTACAAACAAACAAATTAACCCATGATTTTCACAAGCTCCCAAAGTACGTGAATGCCGCACAATTCTACAAACTACTTGTTGAACCGCTGGAAATTGCTGAATACTACAGAAATGGTGAGCATAAGAAGAAAGGCCATTATATTGAGCATGGCAGGGAGAGAAGGTTCAAGATTTTTGATAAGTGGTGGAGGGATAGAAAGGTTGGAGATGAAGAAAATAACCCGAGAAGCAAATTTGCGAGTTTGACACAAGATTCATGCTTTTGGGCGAGAGTGGAAGAAGCAAGAGACTGCCTTTATCAGTTTAGAGGTGAAACTGAAAAAGAAAACCGTACACTTCTTTTGGAAAAGATCGAAAAGTTTGAACAATATGCAAGCTCGATGGTTAACCGGAAGGAGGTGTCAATAGATGTCTTGGCAGAAAATTCAAGCTACAATTTGTTTCGAGAAGAATGGAAGGAGCTTAAATCACAATCACAGCTATTGCAACCTCATTTTCCAGGCTTCCAAGATGGAATGGTTCAATAA